The proteins below are encoded in one region of Sulfolobus sp. A20:
- a CDS encoding NADP-dependent isocitrate dehydrogenase, giving the protein MQRIPEDGEPIKFENGKWIVPKRPIVLYVEGDGIGPEIVQSTIKVINKAVSKAYGSDREIKWVEVLAGEKAEKLTGNRFPKESEDLIQKYRVVLKGPLETPIGKGWKSINVAIRLMLDLYANIRPVKYISGIESPLKNADKVDMIIFRENTDDLYRGIEYPYDSEQAKKIRQFLRNELNVEVEDDTGIGIKVISKYKTQRIARMAIKYAIEHKRKKVTIMHKGNVMKYTEGAFREWSYEVATKEFRDYVVTEEEVTKNYNGVPPQGKVIINDRIADNMFQQIIIRPDEYDVILAPNVNGDYISDAAGALVGNIGMLGGANIGDTGGMFEAIHGTAPKYAGKNVANPTGIIRGGELMLRFMGWEKAADLIDTAIMESIKQKKVTQDIARFMGVKALSTTEYTDELIGIIDTLS; this is encoded by the coding sequence ATGCAAAGGATTCCAGAAGATGGAGAACCAATCAAGTTTGAAAACGGTAAATGGATAGTCCCTAAAAGACCTATTGTGCTATATGTAGAAGGAGATGGAATAGGACCAGAAATAGTTCAATCAACTATTAAAGTAATCAACAAGGCTGTTAGTAAGGCTTATGGCTCTGATAGGGAAATAAAATGGGTTGAAGTTCTAGCTGGAGAAAAAGCAGAGAAATTAACAGGAAACAGATTCCCTAAAGAATCAGAAGATCTTATACAGAAATACAGAGTTGTACTTAAAGGACCTCTAGAGACTCCTATTGGTAAAGGTTGGAAATCAATTAACGTAGCTATTAGGCTTATGTTAGACTTATACGCAAATATTAGACCAGTGAAGTACATATCTGGTATAGAAAGTCCATTGAAGAATGCTGATAAAGTGGATATGATAATCTTCAGAGAAAATACTGATGACTTATACAGAGGAATAGAGTACCCATATGATAGTGAACAAGCGAAGAAGATAAGGCAATTCTTAAGAAATGAATTAAATGTAGAAGTGGAAGACGATACCGGTATAGGAATTAAAGTGATAAGTAAATACAAGACTCAAAGAATAGCTAGAATGGCTATCAAATATGCTATTGAACACAAAAGGAAAAAAGTCACTATAATGCATAAAGGAAATGTGATGAAGTATACAGAAGGGGCCTTTAGGGAATGGTCATATGAAGTAGCTACAAAAGAGTTCAGAGATTACGTAGTAACTGAAGAAGAAGTGACCAAGAACTATAATGGCGTCCCACCCCAGGGAAAAGTAATAATAAACGATAGAATTGCTGATAATATGTTCCAGCAGATAATTATAAGGCCAGATGAATACGACGTAATCTTAGCCCCAAATGTTAATGGAGACTACATTTCAGATGCAGCTGGTGCATTAGTAGGAAACATTGGAATGCTGGGAGGGGCAAATATAGGTGATACAGGAGGAATGTTTGAGGCAATACATGGAACGGCTCCAAAATATGCTGGTAAGAACGTAGCAAATCCGACTGGAATAATAAGAGGCGGTGAATTAATGTTAAGATTTATGGGATGGGAAAAGGCAGCTGACTTAATAGATACTGCAATTATGGAATCTATAAAGCAAAAGAAGGTAACCCAAGATATTGCTAGATTTATGGGAGTAAAAGCTTTGTCGACCACAGAATATACGGACGAATTGATAGGAATAATTGACACACTAAGTTAA
- a CDS encoding Holliday junction resolvase-like protein — protein sequence MAIVDIGSILALILFLVLVATLVYYSRKIKRIQQQAEQQTQTMFQQWVQQHSDQLRKQIEQNTQVKFQAELEKWKLEYEKQIRKDALLKSANTILGRIGEEFAPFLIADRYNVNPKDFRHLGSPVDFIAFKGLSDDKEVEIIFFEVKTGNQNLNTNERKVRDAVNAKRVRYEVINFSQVLEETKKRLREEVEREVEES from the coding sequence ATGGCAATAGTCGATATTGGTAGCATCTTAGCCCTCATTCTCTTTCTCGTGCTAGTAGCGACCCTAGTGTATTATTCTAGGAAGATCAAGAGGATCCAGCAACAAGCCGAGCAACAGACCCAGACCATGTTTCAACAGTGGGTCCAACAACACTCTGACCAGCTCAGGAAGCAGATAGAGCAGAATACTCAGGTCAAGTTTCAGGCTGAACTTGAGAAGTGGAAGCTTGAGTACGAGAAACAGATAAGGAAGGACGCCTTGTTGAAGTCGGCGAACACGATCTTAGGGAGGATTGGTGAGGAGTTTGCCCCTTTTCTCATCGCAGACCGTTATAATGTAAATCCGAAAGACTTCAGGCACCTCGGATCTCCTGTGGACTTCATAGCTTTCAAGGGACTGTCTGACGACAAGGAAGTAGAGATAATCTTCTTCGAGGTGAAGACTGGGAACCAGAACCTGAACACAAACGAGAGGAAAGTGAGGGACGCAGTGAACGCGAAGAGGGTGAGGTATGAGGTTATAAACTTCAGTCAAGTCTTGGAGGAAACGAAGAAGAGGTTGAGGGAGGAAGTGGAAAGAGAGGTTGAAGAAAGTTAG
- a CDS encoding DUF5591 domain-containing protein translates to MNCNELYNFLNVKEFIEIKKEKDNDLFNHPVVKKWHEYFMEFWNSDKKIAIILPCTSIKPYSRSATHRLAYALLRKYDLEDVVQVYSVSEPMLLVPRELEECYPFNSYDYPPSLMSKEEKEEFVRLLVNPLMKISRLHEKIVGILPKHHYNVVKRASELSGVKIELYPYGRLVFRTISEVLNSLLKPE, encoded by the coding sequence ATGAATTGCAATGAGTTATATAATTTCTTAAATGTTAAGGAATTTATTGAAATAAAAAAGGAAAAAGATAATGACCTATTTAATCACCCTGTGGTCAAGAAATGGCATGAGTATTTTATGGAATTTTGGAATTCAGATAAAAAGATAGCTATAATTCTACCATGTACTTCTATTAAGCCTTACTCTAGGTCAGCTACTCATAGGCTGGCGTATGCGTTGTTAAGGAAATACGATCTTGAGGACGTCGTGCAGGTCTATTCAGTATCTGAGCCCATGTTGCTAGTCCCCAGGGAGTTAGAGGAGTGCTACCCCTTTAACTCTTACGACTACCCTCCCTCCTTAATGAGCAAAGAGGAAAAAGAAGAGTTTGTAAGATTACTAGTTAATCCTTTAATGAAGATATCCAGGCTACATGAAAAGATAGTGGGGATTTTACCTAAGCATCATTATAACGTGGTAAAAAGGGCTAGCGAGTTATCCGGGGTTAAAATTGAATTATACCCATATGGGAGGTTAGTGTTTAGGACGATAAGCGAAGTACTTAACTCCCTGTTAAAGCCTGAATGA
- a CDS encoding transposase, which produces MAELDGLKAEAERAQETEAREEVLRERERVFTKLYRRVFHYYRTLASHLAKTLWQLGVLTVYLGYPYFISQDKGNKFTMNIWSYRKLIETIVYKLYEYMGYKVFLVSSITLCVSVFFTTLRLRGSLGELLTAL; this is translated from the coding sequence ATAGCAGAACTAGACGGGTTAAAGGCTGAAGCTGAGAGAGCCCAAGAAACTGAAGCTAGGGAGGAAGTGTTGAGAGAAAGGGAAAGAGTCTTCACTAAGCTCTACCGTAGGGTCTTTCACTATTATAGGACTTTAGCCTCTCATCTTGCTAAGACGTTATGGCAGTTAGGAGTCTTAACAGTCTATCTCGGATATCCTTATTTTATCTCTCAAGATAAGGGTAATAAGTTCACTATGAACATCTGGTCTTATCGTAAGTTGATTGAGACAATAGTGTATAAGCTCTATGAGTATATGGGATATAAGGTATTTCTCGTGTCGAGTATAACACTTTGCGTTTCTGTGTTTTTCACGACGTTAAGATTGAGAGGAAGCCTAGGAGAGTTATTAACTGCCCTTTAG